One Rosa chinensis cultivar Old Blush chromosome 5, RchiOBHm-V2, whole genome shotgun sequence genomic region harbors:
- the LOC112167889 gene encoding rust resistance kinase Lr10, protein MYDNIEDFLQSNNNLMPVRYSYSDIRKMASGFKDKLGEGGFGTVYKAKLRSGRLVAIKILSKSKTTGQDFINEVATIGRIHHVNVVRLIGFCVDRSNRALVYDFMSNGSLDKYIFSQQGAISLSCEKIFEIAVGVACGIQYLHQGCDMRILHFDLKPHNILLDENFTAKVSDFGLARLYPLDNSIVSLTAARGTIGYMAPELFYKNIGGVSYKADVYSFGMLMLEMAGRRKNLNAAIDHSSEFSQMYFPTWVSDQLNQGKEIEIGDATEDEMKIIKKMLIVALWCIQMKPIERPSMSKVVEMLEGEIESLQIPPKPFLYPQQIPEDDVEDNLSTTLLHVHQE, encoded by the coding sequence ATGTATGACAATATAGAAGACTTTCTGCAGAGTAACAATAATCTCATGCCAGTAAGGTACTCTTACTCGGACATCAGAAAGATGGCTAGCGGATTCAAGGACAAATTGGGTGAAGGAGGCTTTGGCACCGTGTACAAGGCAAAACTCCGTAGTGGTCGCCTTGTGGCCATCAAGATTTTGAGCAAGTCCAAAACTACTGGGCAAGATTTTATCAATGAGGTTGCTACTATCGGAAGGATTCACCATGTTAACGTGGTGCGACTTATAGGCTTCTGTGTTGACCGTTCAAACCGTGCACTTGTTTATGATTTCATGTCAAATGGCTCTCTTGACAAGTACATTTTCTCTCAGCAAGGTGCTATCTCCTTAAGCTGTGAGAAAATATTTGAGATTGCAGTTGGAGTGGCTTGTGGAATCCAGTATCTCCATCAAGGATGTGACATGCGAATTCTGCATTTTGACCTCAAGCCTCACAACATTCTTCTTGACGAGAATTTTACTGCCAAGGTTTCTGATTTTGGATTAGCAAGGCTATACCCATTGGATAACAGCATTGTGTCTTTGACTGCAGCAAGAGGAACCATAGGATACATGGCTCCAGAGTTATTCTACAAAAACATCGGAGGTGTATCATACAAAGCGGATGTATATAGTTTTGGAATGTTAATGTTGGAAATGGCTGGTAGAAGGAAGAACTTGAATGCAGCCATAGATCATTCAAGCGAATTTAGCCAAATGTACTTTCCTACATGGGTTTCTGATCAATTGAATCAAGGGAAGGAGATTGAAATAGGAGATGCCACTGAAGATGAAATGAAAATCATAAAGAAGATGCTCATAGTGGCATTGTGGTGCATACAAATGAAGCCTATTGAACGCCCTTCAATGAGCAAAGTAGTAGAAATGCTTGAAGGAGAAATTGAGAGCCTCCAAATACCTCCAAAGCCTTTCTTATATCCACAGCAAATACCAGAAGATGATGTTGAGGACAATTTAAGTACTACACTACTACATGTGCATCAAGAATAA